A portion of the Acidisoma sp. PAMC 29798 genome contains these proteins:
- a CDS encoding antitoxin: MDIAKIFWSGRSQAVRLPKEYRFDVGEVRIRRQGNALVLEPVPRDWAWLDGVTGPLDADFVEAVGEQPPEQVRPDLDFFE; encoded by the coding sequence ATGGACATCGCCAAGATTTTCTGGTCTGGCCGCTCCCAGGCGGTGCGTCTTCCCAAGGAATATCGGTTCGATGTTGGCGAGGTGCGCATTCGACGGCAGGGCAACGCGCTTGTTCTAGAGCCGGTTCCACGAGACTGGGCGTGGCTCGATGGGGTTACCGGGCCTTTGGACGCGGATTTTGTCGAGGCCGTGGGTGAGCAGCCGCCGGAGCAGGTGCGGCCTGACCTTGATTTCTTCGAGTGA
- a CDS encoding RluA family pseudouridine synthase → MTSTPTPEFGGANTIVAAPESEGERLDRFLAQSFATLTRSRIKNLILDGMARREGVTVDDPSELVQAGLTYDLTVPEAVAATPQPEDIPLTILYEDADLIVIDKPAGLVVHPAPGNLTGTLVNALLAHCGDSLTGIGGERRPGIVHRLDKETSGVMVAAKTDFAHAKLSETFANRDLDRHYLALCWGTMTPPAGDIEGAIGRDQRDRKRMAVRAAGGRAALTHYKTLQIWRLAVSLLDVKLSTGRTHQIRVHLANASHPVVGDPIYLRRIPAVSKGLPPMIRARLLDFPRQALHAASLSFTHPRSGEALSFSTEPPADFLALIDALNTTAGLGSDR, encoded by the coding sequence ATGACCAGCACCCCCACCCCCGAATTCGGCGGCGCGAACACGATCGTCGCCGCCCCAGAGAGCGAAGGCGAGCGCCTCGACCGCTTTCTGGCCCAGAGCTTCGCCACGCTCACCCGATCGCGCATCAAGAACCTGATCCTGGACGGGATGGCAAGGCGAGAGGGGGTGACGGTCGATGATCCGTCCGAACTGGTTCAGGCCGGCCTGACCTATGATCTGACCGTGCCCGAGGCCGTCGCGGCCACGCCGCAGCCCGAGGATATTCCGCTGACGATCCTCTATGAGGACGCGGATCTGATCGTCATCGACAAGCCGGCCGGCCTTGTCGTGCATCCCGCGCCGGGCAATCTCACCGGCACGCTCGTCAATGCGCTCCTCGCCCATTGCGGCGACAGCCTCACCGGCATCGGCGGGGAGCGTCGGCCCGGCATCGTGCATCGCCTCGACAAGGAAACCTCGGGCGTCATGGTCGCGGCGAAGACCGATTTCGCCCATGCAAAACTGTCGGAAACCTTCGCTAACCGCGACCTCGACCGCCATTACCTCGCTTTGTGCTGGGGCACGATGACCCCGCCGGCCGGCGATATCGAAGGCGCCATAGGCCGCGACCAGCGCGACCGCAAGCGGATGGCGGTGCGCGCCGCTGGGGGCCGCGCGGCCCTGACCCATTACAAGACGCTGCAGATCTGGCGCCTCGCCGTCTCCCTGTTGGACGTCAAACTGTCTACCGGGCGGACGCATCAGATTCGCGTCCATCTGGCGAATGCCTCGCATCCCGTGGTGGGCGACCCCATCTATCTGCGGCGTATCCCCGCGGTGTCAAAGGGCCTGCCCCCCATGATCCGAGCGCGTCTGCTCGACTTTCCACGCCAGGCGCTGCATGCGGCGAGCCTGTCTTTCACTCATCCCCGCTCGGGGGAGGCGCTGTCCTTCTCGACCGAGCCGCCCGCCGATTTCCTGGCTTTGATCGATGCGCTGAATACGACAGCCGGTCTCGGCAGCGACCGTTGA
- a CDS encoding type II toxin-antitoxin system VapC family toxin — MIYLLDSNAVIALFAGHLGFITRLKHHRPTDVGLSSIVAHELYFGAYKSRKQAENLARVEAHLFEVLPFDQQDARQAGELRAALSVSGTPIGPYDVLIAGQALAKGLTLITRNLREFERVPSLLVENWEV, encoded by the coding sequence GTGATATACCTGCTCGACAGCAATGCCGTGATCGCTCTCTTCGCCGGCCATCTCGGCTTCATCACGCGTCTCAAGCACCATCGACCGACAGACGTCGGCCTGTCGTCCATCGTCGCCCATGAGTTGTATTTCGGTGCCTATAAAAGCCGTAAACAGGCTGAAAACTTGGCGCGGGTGGAGGCTCACCTTTTTGAGGTCCTCCCTTTCGATCAGCAGGATGCGCGCCAAGCAGGCGAATTGCGCGCCGCGCTATCCGTGTCGGGCACGCCAATCGGTCCCTATGACGTACTGATCGCCGGTCAGGCGCTGGCCAAAGGCTTGACGCTGATCACCCGCAACCTGCGCGAATTCGAGCGGGTGCCAAGCCTGCTGGTCGAGAACTGGGAAGTCTAG
- a CDS encoding transaldolase family protein, translated as MAHRADPGTRPGLRLFLDTADRAAWARWLPTGLFHGVTTNPTILQRSGLRSTVPVLMDVVREVLTYPVHEVQAQCWGTQTEALIETGKALAAIDPRVVVKVPVTEDGVRAVAALHALGIRTTLTAVYAAHQALTAAAAGADYVAPYFGRINDSGRDGLATMATMLDILAASGSATRLLVASLRSADDVAILAAAGCDTFTFGPAVAEGLFADAQTAAAAQAFEEAAASA; from the coding sequence ATGGCCCATCGTGCCGATCCTGGAACCCGCCCGGGTTTGCGGCTTTTTCTCGATACCGCGGATCGTGCGGCCTGGGCGCGCTGGCTGCCGACCGGCCTGTTCCATGGCGTGACGACCAACCCCACGATCCTGCAACGCTCGGGCCTGCGCTCGACGGTTCCGGTGCTCATGGACGTGGTCCGTGAGGTTCTGACCTATCCTGTCCATGAAGTGCAGGCCCAGTGCTGGGGCACCCAGACGGAGGCCCTGATCGAGACGGGCAAGGCCCTCGCGGCGATCGACCCGCGTGTCGTCGTCAAGGTGCCGGTGACGGAAGACGGCGTGCGCGCGGTCGCGGCCCTCCATGCTCTTGGCATCCGCACGACGCTGACGGCGGTCTATGCCGCGCATCAGGCCCTGACGGCCGCCGCCGCTGGCGCCGATTACGTGGCGCCCTATTTCGGGCGCATCAACGATAGCGGACGCGACGGCCTGGCGACGATGGCGACGATGCTGGACATTCTGGCAGCCTCCGGCAGCGCGACCCGGCTTCTGGTCGCCAGCCTGCGCAGTGCCGATGATGTGGCGATTCTCGCCGCAGCCGGCTGCGATACCTTCACCTTCGGTCCAGCCGTCGCGGAGGGGCTGTTCGCGGACGCCCAGACCGCCGCCGCCGCACAAGCCTTCGAAGAGGCCGCAGCGTCAGCCTGA
- a CDS encoding DUF445 domain-containing protein, whose translation MSAIPPLPTNTDAADRRSLSRHRMVATGLLVLMAALCVGSYALPPSLWRDLLQSSAKAGVVGGLADWFAVTALFRHPLGIPIPHTAIIPAQKERLGRALGRFIGTHVITQDEVLRVLAKADLPGLLHRFLADPATSRPAAEALAASLPKLLASLEDGRARRMAARLLPRVLGGAAAGRVVARALSGLVEGGRHQEVFTFILGQLRTMLSGKEEDLRGGIRDRVREQGGQLLGWAIGASVAKRVIAAVNDELDHIGPDGSTMRIAFDEWVRREITLIETDPVRAAEIGAAIRNVLTHDSVQVWFADIWGRLRATIEKDAARPNGQTITLLEATLANFGKVVEDDPAIRAGLERGVAAMVAGLLPLAQERAADFVANVVSHWDAKTVTDRLELRVGRDLQYIRVNGTLVGFLAGGVLFLILRAIFGSVAL comes from the coding sequence ATGAGCGCGATTCCGCCGCTTCCCACCAATACGGATGCCGCCGATCGTCGGTCTCTGTCCCGGCATCGCATGGTCGCGACAGGGCTGCTGGTGCTGATGGCGGCGCTGTGTGTCGGCAGCTACGCCCTGCCGCCCAGCCTATGGCGGGATTTGCTGCAATCCTCGGCCAAGGCTGGGGTCGTCGGCGGCCTCGCCGATTGGTTCGCGGTCACGGCGCTGTTTCGCCATCCGCTCGGCATTCCCATTCCTCATACGGCGATCATTCCGGCGCAGAAGGAACGCCTCGGCCGCGCCCTCGGGCGGTTTATCGGCACCCATGTCATCACGCAGGACGAGGTTCTGCGTGTGCTGGCCAAGGCCGATTTGCCGGGCCTGCTGCATCGCTTCCTCGCTGACCCCGCGACTTCGCGTCCCGCCGCTGAGGCCTTGGCCGCCAGCCTGCCGAAGCTTTTGGCGTCGCTTGAGGATGGCCGGGCACGGCGCATGGCGGCGCGGCTCTTGCCGCGCGTGCTGGGCGGTGCGGCTGCCGGCCGCGTCGTGGCGCGCGCCTTGTCGGGCCTCGTGGAAGGCGGCCGTCATCAGGAGGTTTTCACCTTCATCCTCGGTCAGCTCCGCACCATGCTCTCGGGCAAGGAGGAGGATCTGCGCGGCGGCATACGGGACCGGGTGCGCGAGCAGGGCGGACAGCTTCTGGGCTGGGCGATCGGCGCCAGCGTCGCCAAGCGGGTGATCGCGGCGGTCAATGACGAATTGGATCACATCGGTCCTGATGGCTCGACCATGCGCATCGCGTTTGACGAGTGGGTGCGGCGCGAGATCACCTTAATCGAGACCGATCCTGTCCGCGCGGCTGAGATCGGCGCCGCCATCCGCAACGTTCTCACGCATGACTCGGTACAGGTTTGGTTCGCCGATATCTGGGGTCGGCTGCGGGCGACCATCGAAAAGGATGCCGCCCGCCCGAACGGCCAAACCATCACCTTGCTGGAGGCGACACTCGCGAATTTTGGCAAGGTGGTCGAGGACGATCCCGCCATCCGGGCGGGGCTTGAACGTGGCGTGGCGGCGATGGTCGCGGGGCTTTTGCCCTTGGCCCAGGAACGCGCGGCTGATTTCGTGGCCAACGTGGTGTCGCATTGGGACGCGAAGACGGTCACCGACAGGCTGGAACTGCGCGTCGGGCGCGATCTTCAATACATTCGAGTGAATGGCACGCTGGTCGGCTTTCTCGCCGGGGGCGTGCTGTTCCTGATCCTGCGCGCGATTTTCGGAAGCGTTGCGCTATAG
- a CDS encoding chloride channel protein, with amino-acid sequence MRLDRPLFRLLRRMPLTSPRLWMRRIAFWLGAILVALMAIGFADLADLAQAAFTHVTTPRPWLVLIVAPAGLALAVWLTRRVFPGAQGSGIPQVMAALHMTDLSQVARVLSLRVAVGKVILTLLGLASGASVGREGPTVQIGASIMRALGHALRLPRLETQRGLVLAGGAAGVAAAFNTPLAGIVFAIEELSHSFESRTSGMVFSAVIFGGITTLALSGNYTYFGVTSVSLPLGTSWMAVVVCALVGGLFGGCFSQVLLTVAKGLPGRAGAWIKAHPIAFAALCGLVIAVLGLASHGATYGTGYAQARVLVEGDSRLPAGFFLLKFLATIASYLSGIPGGIFAPSLSVGASLGSWLAHFFPHTPARAIVLLGMVAYFSGVVQAPITAFVIVLEMTANQQMTIPIMATSMLAFAVSRLVCRRPLYGTLARRFMIETAHTAVETKPQPRP; translated from the coding sequence ATGAGACTTGACCGACCGCTGTTTCGCTTGCTGCGTCGCATGCCGCTGACCTCGCCGCGCCTTTGGATGCGCCGGATCGCATTCTGGCTCGGCGCCATTCTCGTAGCGCTCATGGCGATCGGATTTGCCGATCTCGCGGATCTCGCCCAAGCGGCCTTTACCCATGTGACGACGCCACGGCCCTGGCTTGTGCTGATCGTCGCGCCCGCAGGTCTCGCCTTGGCTGTGTGGTTGACGCGCAGGGTGTTTCCCGGCGCGCAGGGCAGCGGCATTCCTCAGGTCATGGCCGCGCTGCATATGACGGATCTCAGCCAGGTCGCGCGCGTGCTGTCGCTGCGGGTGGCGGTGGGCAAGGTGATCCTGACCTTGCTCGGTCTGGCCTCCGGCGCTTCGGTCGGGCGTGAGGGTCCCACCGTGCAGATCGGCGCCTCGATCATGCGGGCCCTTGGTCACGCGTTGCGGCTACCACGCCTGGAAACGCAGCGCGGTTTGGTGCTGGCCGGTGGCGCCGCCGGTGTCGCGGCCGCCTTCAACACGCCGCTTGCCGGCATCGTCTTTGCGATCGAGGAGCTCAGCCACAGCTTCGAGTCTCGCACCAGCGGCATGGTCTTCAGCGCCGTCATCTTCGGTGGCATCACCACCTTGGCGCTCAGCGGAAACTACACCTATTTCGGCGTTACCAGCGTCAGCCTGCCGCTCGGGACAAGTTGGATGGCGGTGGTCGTCTGTGCCCTGGTCGGCGGGCTGTTCGGGGGCTGTTTCAGCCAGGTCCTGCTGACGGTCGCGAAGGGTCTGCCCGGACGTGCCGGGGCCTGGATCAAAGCGCATCCCATCGCCTTCGCGGCGCTCTGCGGCCTGGTCATCGCGGTGCTCGGCCTCGCCTCTCACGGCGCGACCTATGGCACCGGCTATGCCCAGGCGCGCGTCTTGGTCGAGGGCGACTCGCGCCTGCCCGCAGGTTTCTTCCTGCTGAAGTTTCTGGCCACCATCGCCTCCTACCTCAGCGGTATTCCGGGCGGCATCTTCGCGCCCTCACTCTCCGTCGGGGCGTCCTTGGGGAGCTGGCTCGCCCATTTCTTTCCGCATACGCCGGCGCGGGCCATCGTGCTGCTGGGAATGGTCGCTTATTTCTCGGGTGTCGTGCAGGCGCCGATCACCGCCTTCGTCATCGTGCTGGAAATGACGGCCAATCAGCAGATGACCATCCCGATCATGGCGACCTCCATGCTGGCCTTCGCCGTCTCCCGCCTGGTCTGCCGCCGGCCGCTCTATGGCACCTTGGCGCGCCGCTTCATGATCGAAACGGCGCACACGGCGGTCGAAACAAAGCCTCAGCCGCGGCCGTAA
- a CDS encoding MFS transporter, whose amino-acid sequence MQNADDREPAGMSAGMTLLLAATAGISVANLYLAQPMIGLIGPSIGLRPGGYGLVVTLTQIGYACGLLLIVPLGDFVENRRLMVTTLGCGAVTLLVTSFVGSAAPFLVACFVVGIMSVTTQMVVPLAAHLADPRKRGRQVATVVSGLLTGILFGRPIASLIASVSGWRSVFLVASAAMAIMAIVLWRCLPQRRPDGRKNYLSMLASMVPLLARTPLLQRRMAYQTSLFFAFTVFWTAIPLELSRHFGLDQRGIAIFSLVGAAGALSAPIAGRFADAGKVIAGTAISMAMVATGVALTWPGSAAHGWTGLIILGLATVLLDGGVQANQAFSMKVLFDLPSEIRSRVNAVFISCAFLGAALGSALAPLALSYAGWPLVALLAVTPPICVLTFFLIRERHRLIASPARS is encoded by the coding sequence ATGCAGAACGCCGACGACCGCGAACCCGCAGGCATGTCCGCAGGCATGACCCTGCTTCTGGCCGCCACCGCCGGCATCAGCGTCGCCAACCTCTACCTTGCCCAACCGATGATCGGCCTCATCGGGCCCTCCATTGGGCTTCGTCCGGGCGGCTATGGCCTGGTCGTGACACTGACCCAAATCGGCTACGCCTGCGGGTTGTTGTTGATCGTCCCGCTCGGCGATTTCGTCGAGAACCGGCGGCTGATGGTCACGACACTCGGCTGTGGCGCGGTCACGCTGCTGGTGACCTCCTTCGTCGGCTCGGCGGCGCCCTTCCTGGTCGCCTGCTTTGTCGTCGGTATCATGTCCGTCACGACGCAGATGGTGGTGCCCTTGGCGGCCCATCTGGCTGATCCACGCAAGCGCGGCCGACAGGTGGCGACGGTGGTCAGCGGCTTGTTGACCGGCATTCTGTTCGGGCGGCCGATTGCCAGCCTGATCGCCAGCGTCAGCGGCTGGCGGAGCGTCTTTCTGGTGGCATCCGCGGCCATGGCCATCATGGCCATCGTCCTATGGCGCTGTCTGCCCCAGCGCCGGCCGGACGGGCGCAAAAACTATCTCTCCATGCTGGCGTCGATGGTGCCATTGCTGGCGCGCACGCCGCTATTGCAACGCCGCATGGCCTATCAGACCTCCTTGTTCTTCGCCTTCACCGTGTTCTGGACCGCCATTCCGCTGGAGCTGTCGCGGCATTTCGGCCTCGACCAGAGGGGCATCGCCATCTTCTCCCTGGTGGGCGCGGCGGGTGCGCTATCCGCACCGATCGCCGGTCGCTTTGCTGATGCCGGCAAGGTCATTGCCGGCACCGCCATTTCCATGGCGATGGTCGCGACCGGCGTCGCGCTGACCTGGCCGGGCTCCGCCGCCCATGGCTGGACCGGCCTGATCATCCTCGGTCTTGCGACGGTGCTGCTTGATGGCGGCGTCCAAGCCAATCAGGCCTTTTCGATGAAGGTGCTGTTCGATCTCCCGTCGGAGATTCGCAGCCGGGTCAATGCCGTGTTCATCTCCTGTGCCTTCCTCGGTGCGGCCCTTGGATCCGCTTTGGCGCCCCTCGCGCTGTCTTATGCTGGCTGGCCTTTGGTGGCTTTGCTCGCGGTGACACCGCCGATCTGCGTGTTGACCTTCTTTCTCATTCGGGAACGGCACCGGCTGATCGCTTCACCAGCGCGTTCATAA
- a CDS encoding GGDEF domain-containing protein, with product MTTWDDTVIRRFMDVPPTLLRAWDLSCTGEVEAALAIAQRVHGEAMAAGFRQLRAAAACHMAWYCLMLAYYEEGILHALSAREVFGEVGDRPREAWARGLHAWLLIEIGAPTEALDEAMLSLERAETSGEERVVCFSLNVVGVVFWMLRQLDRALEFAERSVALARQIGDEVDLGRWLINLAGIEAEFGYVQTEPVMDEGVRRRMIRAVGLGKEALALSNRTGDSWGSRIALCNIAEYQLCLGEMEEAGATLAGWHALRGGDGMRSRLYYLFAKGKLAMATADHDAAIAALAECATIAEDIGDLEIGAPCCRHLAEAYAQRGRFAEALQWHREFHARHVRKATDVSLIRSRVAAIQYETRQLQARIETERSRADALEHMNEVLVQEAQLLMNASMEDALTGLPNRRRLERALLDISVDGGSYACAMMDIDNFKRVNDAFSHAIGDDVLRRMAILLRQATRSTDLLFRYGGEEFVVLMAETNVLLATKICQRIHAAVREWGWDAIQPSLRVTLSIGVAVAEEARTPGGVMAIADQRLYRAKEEGRDRIVMDDRRVDMRHLLPPGSPLLH from the coding sequence ATGACGACTTGGGATGACACTGTCATCCGGCGCTTCATGGATGTGCCGCCGACGCTGCTTCGTGCGTGGGACCTGTCCTGCACGGGGGAGGTCGAGGCGGCCTTGGCCATCGCCCAGCGCGTGCATGGGGAGGCGATGGCGGCGGGGTTTCGGCAGCTTCGCGCCGCCGCCGCCTGTCACATGGCCTGGTACTGTCTCATGCTCGCCTATTACGAGGAAGGCATCCTCCATGCGCTGTCCGCGCGTGAGGTCTTTGGCGAAGTGGGTGACCGCCCGCGGGAGGCTTGGGCGCGCGGTCTTCATGCCTGGCTGTTGATCGAAATCGGGGCGCCGACCGAGGCTCTGGACGAGGCGATGCTGTCGCTCGAACGCGCTGAAACGTCGGGCGAGGAGCGGGTGGTCTGCTTTTCCCTCAACGTGGTGGGGGTCGTCTTTTGGATGCTGCGCCAGTTGGACCGGGCGCTTGAGTTCGCCGAACGGTCGGTCGCGCTCGCGCGGCAGATTGGGGATGAGGTCGATCTCGGTCGCTGGCTGATCAACCTCGCCGGGATCGAGGCTGAGTTCGGGTATGTCCAAACCGAGCCGGTCATGGACGAGGGCGTACGCCGTCGCATGATCCGGGCCGTGGGCCTTGGGAAAGAGGCTTTGGCCCTTTCAAACCGGACGGGCGATAGCTGGGGCAGCCGCATCGCCCTCTGCAACATCGCCGAATACCAACTCTGTCTGGGAGAAATGGAGGAAGCTGGGGCCACGCTTGCGGGTTGGCACGCCCTGCGCGGCGGAGACGGGATGCGGTCGCGCCTGTACTATCTGTTTGCCAAGGGTAAGCTTGCCATGGCGACCGCTGACCATGACGCGGCGATTGCGGCCCTCGCGGAATGCGCGACCATCGCCGAGGATATCGGCGATCTCGAAATCGGCGCCCCCTGTTGCCGTCATTTGGCGGAAGCCTATGCCCAGCGCGGTCGTTTCGCCGAGGCCTTGCAGTGGCATCGCGAATTCCACGCGCGCCACGTTCGCAAAGCCACGGATGTGTCCCTGATCCGGTCGAGGGTCGCGGCGATTCAATATGAGACGCGGCAGCTGCAGGCCCGGATCGAAACCGAGCGGTCCCGCGCGGACGCTCTTGAGCACATGAACGAGGTGCTGGTGCAGGAAGCCCAGTTGCTGATGAATGCGAGCATGGAAGACGCGCTAACGGGATTGCCGAACCGGCGGCGGTTGGAACGCGCCCTGCTCGACATTTCGGTCGATGGCGGCAGCTATGCTTGCGCCATGATGGATATCGACAATTTCAAACGTGTGAACGACGCCTTCTCCCACGCGATTGGCGATGATGTGCTTCGGCGGATGGCCATTCTGCTGCGGCAGGCGACGCGGTCGACCGACCTGCTGTTCCGCTACGGGGGGGAGGAATTCGTCGTGCTGATGGCGGAGACCAATGTTCTTCTCGCCACGAAGATATGCCAGCGGATTCATGCGGCGGTGCGGGAATGGGGCTGGGATGCAATCCAACCCAGTTTGCGGGTGACGCTGAGTATCGGCGTGGCTGTCGCCGAGGAAGCACGCACGCCTGGCGGCGTGATGGCGATCGCCGATCAGCGTCTCTACCGCGCGAAGGAAGAGGGGCGGGACCGGATCGTCATGGATGATCGCCGTGTCGACATGCGCCACCTCCTTCCCCCGGGCTCCCCTCTGCTGCATTAA
- a CDS encoding mannose-1-phosphate guanylyltransferase/mannose-6-phosphate isomerase yields the protein MDTDLSPQLSSAVASATGPIVPVILSGGTGTRLWPVSRESFPKQFWPLASEQSLIAETATRTAGGDFAAPVIVCNEAHRFMVGEQLQAAGIKGARILLEPVGRNSAPAVAAAALLLEQEDPQTVICMMAADHAIPDSAALRAALTTAAKVARTGRVVTFGMRPTAPETGFGYIEIGALLDDAPEAHALTRFIEKPNATRAAELIATGQVLWNSGIFVFTVATLLEEMQLHAPEVLTAVRGAVAASTTDLDFIRLGRAEFAACPNISLDYAIAERTTRAAVIAVDFDWSDVGSWNALWELGKKDAGGNVAVGDVMLEDATNCYVRSDGMLTTVLGLEDAVVIVTEDAVLAMHRDRAQDVKAIVERLKAQKRPEAVRHNRDYRPWGHYEVLTLGDRFQVKRIVCKPGEKLSLQKHFHRAEHWVVVEGSAIVTRDHEEILVRENESIYLPLGCVHRLYNPGRIPLTLIEVQSGPYLGEDDIIRIEDTYGRG from the coding sequence ATGGATACGGACCTCAGCCCGCAACTCTCCTCCGCCGTGGCCTCCGCCACCGGCCCCATCGTTCCGGTGATCCTGTCGGGCGGCACGGGCACGCGGCTGTGGCCGGTGTCACGCGAAAGCTTCCCCAAGCAGTTCTGGCCCCTCGCCTCTGAACAGTCCCTCATTGCCGAGACCGCGACCCGCACGGCGGGCGGGGATTTCGCCGCCCCCGTCATCGTCTGCAATGAGGCGCATCGCTTCATGGTCGGTGAGCAGTTGCAGGCCGCCGGCATCAAGGGGGCCCGCATCCTGTTGGAGCCGGTGGGCCGCAACAGCGCCCCGGCCGTTGCCGCCGCCGCCCTGCTGCTGGAGCAGGAAGACCCCCAGACCGTCATCTGTATGATGGCCGCCGACCATGCGATCCCCGATAGCGCCGCCCTGCGCGCTGCGCTGACCACCGCCGCCAAGGTCGCCCGCACCGGCCGCGTGGTCACCTTCGGCATGCGCCCCACCGCGCCCGAGACCGGCTTCGGCTATATCGAAATCGGCGCCTTGCTTGATGACGCACCGGAAGCCCATGCCCTGACGCGCTTCATCGAAAAGCCGAATGCGACCCGCGCCGCCGAATTGATCGCCACCGGCCAAGTGCTGTGGAACTCCGGCATCTTCGTCTTCACGGTCGCGACCTTGCTCGAAGAAATGCAGCTTCATGCGCCCGAGGTTCTGACCGCGGTGCGCGGCGCGGTTGCGGCCAGCACCACCGATCTCGACTTCATCCGCCTCGGCCGGGCGGAATTCGCCGCCTGCCCGAATATCAGCCTGGACTATGCCATCGCCGAGCGCACCACCCGCGCCGCCGTCATCGCCGTCGATTTCGACTGGTCGGATGTCGGCAGCTGGAATGCGCTGTGGGAGCTCGGCAAGAAAGATGCCGGCGGCAATGTCGCCGTGGGTGACGTGATGCTGGAAGACGCCACCAACTGCTACGTGCGCAGCGACGGCATGCTGACCACGGTTCTGGGTCTGGAAGATGCGGTCGTCATCGTGACCGAGGATGCGGTGCTGGCCATGCACCGCGACCGCGCCCAGGACGTGAAGGCGATCGTGGAGCGGTTGAAGGCGCAAAAGCGGCCGGAGGCGGTACGCCACAACCGCGACTACCGCCCTTGGGGCCATTACGAGGTGCTGACGCTGGGCGATCGTTTCCAGGTCAAGCGCATCGTCTGCAAGCCCGGTGAGAAGCTGTCCTTGCAGAAGCATTTCCACCGTGCCGAGCATTGGGTTGTGGTCGAGGGCAGCGCCATCGTGACGCGCGATCACGAGGAGATTCTGGTGCGGGAGAATGAGAGCATCTACCTGCCGCTGGGCTGCGTGCATCGGTTGTACAACCCCGGCCGCATTCCGCTGACACTCATCGAAGTGCAGTCCGGTCCCTACCTGGGCGAGGATGACATCATCCGCATCGAGGACACTTACGGCCGCGGCTGA
- a CDS encoding MFS transporter has protein sequence MGKAVSPTLIALLVAGAYFMEMLDGTIITTAIPSMAHSFGVHPVDLNLGITAYMIMLAAGIPLSGWAAERFGPRTIFGGAILVFTAASVLCGIATGFWGFFAARILQGVGGAMMVPVGRLMVLRTTPKAELMRATAFITWPALVAPILGPLVGGLFTTYASWRWIFFINLPIGLIGLVLTLVLVENVRADKPRRLDWVGFLLSGSAAVAFVYGASLLGTSTGTVSLGLALLAGGLIGGWATYRHARHHAYPLVAFSALRIRSFATTVWGGSAARIAINAAPFLLPLMFQLGFHRSPVTAGAMLLVLFAGNLAIKPATSPIMRRFGFRTVLIVNGTLQAATLLGFALFSATTPLWLELPLLLISGMTRSTHFTAVNTLAFADVPREGMTSANTLFNLAQQVSVGLGVAAGAILLRLGAHVLGTGSVSVPAFRFAFAGAALLCVLGVLDFIRLPRDAGSGVSGHRA, from the coding sequence ATGGGCAAAGCAGTCTCCCCCACGCTCATCGCCCTGCTCGTCGCCGGCGCCTATTTCATGGAAATGCTGGACGGCACCATCATCACCACGGCCATCCCCAGCATGGCGCACAGCTTCGGCGTCCATCCCGTGGACCTCAATCTCGGCATCACCGCCTATATGATCATGCTGGCCGCCGGCATTCCGCTGAGCGGCTGGGCGGCGGAGCGCTTCGGCCCGCGCACCATCTTCGGCGGCGCCATTCTGGTGTTCACGGCGGCCTCGGTCCTGTGCGGCATCGCGACCGGCTTCTGGGGCTTCTTCGCCGCCCGCATCCTGCAAGGCGTGGGCGGCGCCATGATGGTCCCGGTCGGCCGGTTGATGGTACTGCGCACGACACCCAAGGCGGAGTTGATGCGGGCCACGGCCTTCATAACATGGCCGGCCTTGGTCGCGCCGATCCTGGGACCATTGGTGGGCGGCCTTTTCACCACCTACGCGTCCTGGCGATGGATCTTCTTCATCAACCTGCCAATCGGCCTGATCGGGCTGGTTCTGACCCTGGTGCTGGTGGAGAATGTCCGCGCTGACAAACCGCGCCGGCTCGACTGGGTTGGGTTTCTGCTGAGCGGCAGTGCCGCCGTCGCCTTCGTCTATGGCGCGAGCCTGCTCGGCACCTCCACCGGAACGGTCTCGCTCGGCCTCGCCTTGCTCGCCGGCGGACTGATCGGCGGCTGGGCGACCTATCGCCATGCCCGGCACCACGCCTATCCCCTGGTCGCCTTCTCGGCGCTGCGCATCCGCAGCTTTGCCACCACCGTCTGGGGTGGGTCGGCCGCGCGGATTGCCATCAACGCGGCCCCTTTCCTTCTGCCGCTGATGTTTCAGCTCGGTTTTCACCGCAGCCCGGTGACCGCCGGCGCCATGCTGCTGGTGCTGTTCGCCGGCAATCTGGCCATCAAGCCGGCGACCTCGCCCATCATGCGGCGCTTCGGATTCCGGACGGTCTTGATCGTGAATGGAACCCTTCAGGCGGCGACGTTGCTAGGCTTCGCCTTGTTCAGCGCGACGACGCCGTTGTGGCTGGAGCTGCCTTTGCTCCTGATCAGCGGCATGACGCGGTCAACGCATTTCACCGCCGTCAATACCCTCGCCTTCGCCGATGTCCCGCGAGAGGGCATGACCTCCGCCAATACGCTGTTCAATCTGGCACAGCAGGTTTCGGTCGGCCTCGGTGTCGCGGCCGGTGCCATTCTGCTGCGCCTCGGCGCCCACGTCTTGGGTACGGGCAGCGTTTCGGTCCCTGCCTTTCGCTTCGCCTTCGCAGGCGCCGCGTTGTTGTGCGTGTTGGGGGTGCTCGACTTCATCCGGCTGCCCCGTGACGCGGGCAGCGGCGTCAGCGGGCATCGAGCCTAG